In Populus alba chromosome 1, ASM523922v2, whole genome shotgun sequence, a single window of DNA contains:
- the LOC118056806 gene encoding fimbrin-1 isoform X1, whose amino-acid sequence MSSYMGVHVSDQWLQSQFTQAELRSLKSKFLEMKNQNGQVTVGDMPPLMVKLNASNSMFNEEEIAGILKESLADLSNEIDFEAFLKAYLDLQGLATAKSGASKQSSSFLKATTTTLLHTISESEKASYVAHINSYLGDDPFLKQFLPIDPATNDLFNLAKDGVLLCKLINVAVPGTIDERAINTKRVLNPWERNENHTLCLNSAKAIGCTVVNIGTQDLVEGRPHLLLGLISQIIKIQLLADLSLKKTPQLVELVDANNDVEELMGLAPEKVLLKWMNFHLKKAGYEKPVSNFSSDLKDGKAYAYLLNVLAPEHCSPSTLDSKDPKERAKLVLDHAERMDCKRYLKPEDIVEGSPNLNLAFVAQIFHQRNGLTTDSKKISFAEMMTDDVQTSREERCFRLWINSLGIVTYVNNVFEDVRNGWILLEVLDKVSPGSVNWKQASKPPIKMPFRKVENCNQVIRIGRQMKFSLVNVAGNDFVQGNKKLILAFLWQLMRYNMLQLLKNLRSHSQGKEITDADILKWANNKVKHTGRTSKIVNFKDQSLSSGIFFLELLSAVEPRVVNWNLVTKGESDDEKRLNATYIISVARKLGCSIFLLPEDIMEVNQKMILTLAASIMYWSLQKAVEDGESSPSPSNGTCTATPDASPAPSVNGEDEISSLGGEVANLNIDDAASDTTVSSQLENGEFTAVE is encoded by the exons ATGTCGAGTTATATGGGTGTTCATGTCTCTGATCAATGGCTGCAAAGTCAGTTTACGCAGGCTGAGCTTCGCAGCCTCAAGTCAAAA TTTCTAGAAATGAAGAATCAAAATGGACAAGTTACTGTTGGAGATATGCCGCCTCTGATGGTCAAATTAAACGCTTCTAATTCAATGTTTAACGAGGAGGAGATAGCTGGGATATTGAAAGAGTCGCTTGCCGACCTAAGTAATGAGATCGATTTTGAAGCCTTCCTCAAG GCATACTTGGATTTACAAGGTCTAGCTACAGCAAAATCTGGGGCTTCAAAGCAGAGTTCATCTTTCCTTAAGGCCACAACCACTACTCTTCTTCACACAATTAGCGAATCTGAGAAAGCATCTTATGTTGCTCACATAAACAGCTATCTTGGGGATGACCCATTTCTGAAGCAGTTTCTTCCCATAGATCCAGCtacaaatgatttatttaatcttgCTAAAGATGGAGTGCTATTATG TAAACTCATCAATGTTGCTGTGCCAGGGACAATAGATGAACGAGCCATCAACACGAAACGGGTTCTTAACCCATGGGAAAGAAATGAGAACCATACCCTCTGCCTCAACTCTGCAAAAGCTATTGGATGCACTGTGGTAAACATTGGCACACAGGACTTGGTGGAAGGAAGG CCTCATCTGTTACTTGGGTTGATTTCTCAGATTATAAAG ATTCAACTACTGGCAGATCTTAGTCTTAAGAAGACACCTCAGCTTGTGGAATTGGTGGATGCCAACAAT GATGTTGAGGAGCTTATGGGATTAGCCCCTGAAAAGGTCCTATTGAAATGGATGAATTTCCATCTCAAGAAAGCAGGCTACGAGAAACCTGTTTCGAATTTTTCTTCTGATTTGAAG GATGGAAAGGCTTATGCATACCTACTTAATGTTCTTGCACCAGAGCACTGCAGTCCATCTACATTGGATTCCAAAGATCCTAAGGAAAGGGCTAAGCTTGTTCTTGATCATGCAGAGCGGATGGACTGCAAACGATATTTAAAACCAGAAGACATTGTTGAAGGGTCACCAAATCTGAATCTTGCATTTGTGGCACAAATATTTCATCAAAG GAATGGCCTGACTACAGACAGCAAAAAGATTTCCTTTGCTGAGATGATGACTGATGATGTGCAAACTTCTAGAGAGGAAAGATGTTTTCGACTATGGATTAACAGTCTTGGAATTGTTACATATGTTAACAATGTATTTGAGGATGTTAGAAATGG ATGGATACTATTGGAAGTGCTTGACAAGGTTTCTCCTGGATCAGTTAACTGGAAGCAGGCATCTAAGCCTCCAATCAAGATGCCATTCAGAAAAGTAGAGAATTGCAATCAAGTCATAAGGATTGGAAGACAAATGAAATTTTCCCTCGTTAATGTAGCTGGAAATGATTTTGTACAAGGAAATAAGAAGCTCATACTGG CTTTCTTATGGCAGTTGATGAGATATAATATGCTTCAACTTCTGAAGAACTTGAGATCCCATTCCCAAGGAAAGGAGATAACTGATGCAGATATTCTAAAATGGGCAAACAATAAAGTTAAACATACAGGAAGAACTTCCAAAATCGTGAACTTCAAG GATCAGAGCCTGTCGAGTGGAATATTCTTCCTTGAGCTTCTCAGTGCTGTTGAGCCAAGGGTGGTTAATTGGAACCTCGTCACCAAGGGTGAAAGCG ATGACGAGAAGAGATTGAATGCTACATACATTATCAGTGTGGCACGGAAACTGGGCTGTTCAATTTTCCTGTTGCCTGAAGACATCATGGAG GTAAACCAGAAGATGATTCTGACTCTAGCTGCCAGCATAATGTACTGGAGCCTGCAAAAAGCAGTGGAAGATGGGGAATCATCTCCATCCCCTTCTAATGGGACTTGTACCGCTACTCCTGATGCATCCCCAGCTCCATCTGTCAACGGCGAAGATGAAATTTCTTCCTTGGGTGGTGAAGTTGCAAACTTAAATATTGATGATGCTGCCTCCGACACTACAGTCTCCTCACAGCTTGAGAACGGGGAATTTACTGCAGTAGAGTGA
- the LOC118056806 gene encoding fimbrin-1 isoform X2, whose translation MSSYMGVHVSDQWLQSQFTQAELRSLKSKFLEMKNQNGQVTVGDMPPLMVKLNASNSMFNEEEIAGILKESLADLSNEIDFEAFLKAYLDLQGLATAKSGASKQSSSFLKATTTTLLHTISESEKASYVAHINSYLGDDPFLKQFLPIDPATNDLFNLAKDGVLLCKLINVAVPGTIDERAINTKRVLNPWERNENHTLCLNSAKAIGCTVVNIGTQDLVEGRPHLLLGLISQIIKIQLLADLSLKKTPQLVELVDANNDVEELMGLAPEKVLLKWMNFHLKKAGYEKPVSNFSSDLKDGKAYAYLLNVLAPEHCSPSTLDSKDPKERAKLVLDHAERMDCKRYLKPEDIVEGSPNLNLAFVAQIFHQRNGLTTDSKKISFAEMMTDDVQTSREERCFRLWINSLGIVTYVNNVFEDVRNGWILLEVLDKVSPGSVNWKQASKPPIKMPFRKVENCNQVIRIGRQMKFSLVNVAGNDFVQGNKKLILAFLWQLMRYNMLQLLKNLRSHSQGKEITDADILKWANNKVKHTGRTSKIVNFKDQSLSSGIFFLELLSAVEPRVVNWNLVTKGESDDEKRLNATYIISVARKLGCSIFLLPEDIMENHYSLRQ comes from the exons ATGTCGAGTTATATGGGTGTTCATGTCTCTGATCAATGGCTGCAAAGTCAGTTTACGCAGGCTGAGCTTCGCAGCCTCAAGTCAAAA TTTCTAGAAATGAAGAATCAAAATGGACAAGTTACTGTTGGAGATATGCCGCCTCTGATGGTCAAATTAAACGCTTCTAATTCAATGTTTAACGAGGAGGAGATAGCTGGGATATTGAAAGAGTCGCTTGCCGACCTAAGTAATGAGATCGATTTTGAAGCCTTCCTCAAG GCATACTTGGATTTACAAGGTCTAGCTACAGCAAAATCTGGGGCTTCAAAGCAGAGTTCATCTTTCCTTAAGGCCACAACCACTACTCTTCTTCACACAATTAGCGAATCTGAGAAAGCATCTTATGTTGCTCACATAAACAGCTATCTTGGGGATGACCCATTTCTGAAGCAGTTTCTTCCCATAGATCCAGCtacaaatgatttatttaatcttgCTAAAGATGGAGTGCTATTATG TAAACTCATCAATGTTGCTGTGCCAGGGACAATAGATGAACGAGCCATCAACACGAAACGGGTTCTTAACCCATGGGAAAGAAATGAGAACCATACCCTCTGCCTCAACTCTGCAAAAGCTATTGGATGCACTGTGGTAAACATTGGCACACAGGACTTGGTGGAAGGAAGG CCTCATCTGTTACTTGGGTTGATTTCTCAGATTATAAAG ATTCAACTACTGGCAGATCTTAGTCTTAAGAAGACACCTCAGCTTGTGGAATTGGTGGATGCCAACAAT GATGTTGAGGAGCTTATGGGATTAGCCCCTGAAAAGGTCCTATTGAAATGGATGAATTTCCATCTCAAGAAAGCAGGCTACGAGAAACCTGTTTCGAATTTTTCTTCTGATTTGAAG GATGGAAAGGCTTATGCATACCTACTTAATGTTCTTGCACCAGAGCACTGCAGTCCATCTACATTGGATTCCAAAGATCCTAAGGAAAGGGCTAAGCTTGTTCTTGATCATGCAGAGCGGATGGACTGCAAACGATATTTAAAACCAGAAGACATTGTTGAAGGGTCACCAAATCTGAATCTTGCATTTGTGGCACAAATATTTCATCAAAG GAATGGCCTGACTACAGACAGCAAAAAGATTTCCTTTGCTGAGATGATGACTGATGATGTGCAAACTTCTAGAGAGGAAAGATGTTTTCGACTATGGATTAACAGTCTTGGAATTGTTACATATGTTAACAATGTATTTGAGGATGTTAGAAATGG ATGGATACTATTGGAAGTGCTTGACAAGGTTTCTCCTGGATCAGTTAACTGGAAGCAGGCATCTAAGCCTCCAATCAAGATGCCATTCAGAAAAGTAGAGAATTGCAATCAAGTCATAAGGATTGGAAGACAAATGAAATTTTCCCTCGTTAATGTAGCTGGAAATGATTTTGTACAAGGAAATAAGAAGCTCATACTGG CTTTCTTATGGCAGTTGATGAGATATAATATGCTTCAACTTCTGAAGAACTTGAGATCCCATTCCCAAGGAAAGGAGATAACTGATGCAGATATTCTAAAATGGGCAAACAATAAAGTTAAACATACAGGAAGAACTTCCAAAATCGTGAACTTCAAG GATCAGAGCCTGTCGAGTGGAATATTCTTCCTTGAGCTTCTCAGTGCTGTTGAGCCAAGGGTGGTTAATTGGAACCTCGTCACCAAGGGTGAAAGCG ATGACGAGAAGAGATTGAATGCTACATACATTATCAGTGTGGCACGGAAACTGGGCTGTTCAATTTTCCTGTTGCCTGAAGACATCATGGAG AATCACTATTCACTCCGGCAGtga